Proteins from a genomic interval of Salinivibrio kushneri:
- a CDS encoding alpha-L-glutamate ligase-like protein, with the protein MRKLLDKLASPFRLNQAGIMGMNQRNIRYIGRYNDRRLYPLVDDKLKTKLIAQQAGATVPELIGVIDSQADVKRIHAMVANWPGFVIKPAQGSGGKGILVVTKNHQGVYTKASGKAVSHNDVERHITNTLAGLFSLGGKADVAVVENLIAFDDSFQGFSYEGVPDIRVIVFQGYPVMAMMRLSTSASDGKANLHQGAVGVGLDIATGKALKAVQFNRPITHHPDTHQDLYTLRVPHWQQLLTLAASAWEMTDLGYMGTDMVLDKDKGPMVLELNARPGLAIQIANGCGLLPRLALIESLPPCRYPPLPEDRVAFSMQHFAGQSTQPLQPRLAQAG; encoded by the coding sequence ATGCGCAAACTCCTCGATAAGTTAGCCTCGCCATTTCGGCTTAACCAAGCGGGGATCATGGGCATGAACCAACGCAACATTCGCTATATTGGACGTTACAATGATCGGCGTTTGTATCCGTTGGTTGATGACAAGCTAAAAACTAAACTCATCGCCCAACAAGCGGGGGCCACGGTGCCTGAACTGATTGGGGTGATTGACAGCCAAGCGGATGTCAAACGCATCCACGCCATGGTCGCCAATTGGCCCGGCTTTGTGATTAAGCCTGCACAGGGCTCTGGCGGGAAAGGTATCTTAGTGGTGACCAAAAACCACCAAGGTGTCTATACCAAAGCCTCAGGGAAAGCGGTCAGCCACAATGATGTGGAGCGCCATATCACCAATACCTTGGCGGGCCTGTTCTCGCTGGGTGGCAAAGCCGATGTGGCGGTGGTCGAAAACTTAATTGCGTTTGATGATAGCTTTCAAGGATTTAGCTATGAGGGTGTGCCTGATATCCGGGTGATCGTTTTTCAAGGCTACCCAGTGATGGCAATGATGCGTCTATCGACATCGGCGTCTGATGGCAAAGCTAACTTACACCAAGGGGCCGTCGGCGTCGGGTTAGATATTGCGACAGGTAAAGCACTAAAAGCGGTCCAGTTTAATCGCCCTATTACTCACCACCCCGATACGCACCAAGATCTCTATACCCTTAGAGTGCCTCACTGGCAGCAGCTGCTTACCCTCGCCGCCAGCGCATGGGAAATGACAGACTTGGGCTATATGGGCACCGATATGGTGCTGGATAAAGATAAAGGTCCAATGGTACTGGAGCTCAATGCTCGCCCAGGCCTCGCCATTCAAATTGCCAATGGATGTGGCCTGCTTCCGCGTCTTGCCCTGATCGAATCGCTACCACCTTGTCGCTACCCGCCTTTACCGGAAGACCGGGTGGCGTTTTCGATGCAGCATTTTGCAGGTCAAAGTACGCAGCCCTTGCAACCGCGGCTTGCCCAAGCAGGCTAA
- a CDS encoding VC2046/SO_2500 family protein gives MTIHTIDKAQLISDVQFGDNLNHAVVQGRRSDFALMMALLSGDANESTPLTPVDKPVSNDQVLRQQFQLAEPQPLAASNEQDYLRAGAQADAFHRGGIASANLRFQLAPAAMHYPPQGTHGFDEAVYHNLSGHERRHLADTEPKRPAYNPATLYEKLTTSHCFDKMRVSA, from the coding sequence GTGACTATCCATACCATCGACAAAGCGCAGCTGATTAGCGACGTTCAGTTTGGGGACAACCTAAACCATGCGGTGGTACAAGGTCGTCGTTCCGACTTTGCCCTGATGATGGCCTTATTGTCAGGAGATGCCAACGAGTCAACCCCGCTGACGCCCGTCGATAAGCCCGTCAGCAATGATCAGGTACTCCGTCAGCAGTTCCAGCTGGCTGAGCCGCAACCTCTTGCCGCGAGCAATGAACAAGACTATTTGCGTGCAGGGGCACAAGCCGATGCCTTTCACCGCGGCGGCATTGCCAGCGCGAATCTACGCTTTCAGCTTGCCCCAGCGGCAATGCATTATCCCCCTCAAGGCACACACGGTTTTGATGAGGCGGTCTATCATAATTTGTCTGGCCACGAGCGCCGTCATTTAGCCGATACCGAGCCCAAGCGCCCCGCCTATAACCCTGCCACCTTGTATGAAAAACTCACCACTTCGCATTGCTTTGATAAAATGCGTGTGAGCGCATAA